From one Lycium barbarum isolate Lr01 chromosome 6, ASM1917538v2, whole genome shotgun sequence genomic stretch:
- the LOC132598911 gene encoding serine/threonine-protein kinase TOR isoform X1 has protein sequence MATTGQVIRYQPVASTGAGNIDALNRLLSDLCTRPNPKDGAALTLRRLVEEEARDLSGEAFARFMDHLYERITTFLDSNEVSENLGALRAIDELIDVTISENASKVAKFSNYMRAAFETKRDPEILVLASKVLGHLARSGGAMTADEVERQVKVALEWLRGERIEYRRFAAVLILKEMAENASTVFNVHVPEFVDAIWVALRDPTLAVREKAVEALRACLRVIEKRETRWRVQWYYRMFEATQDGLGRNAPVHSIHGSLLAVGELLRNTGEFMMSRYREVAEIVLRYLEHRDRLVRLSITSLLPRIAHFLRDRFVTNYLTICMNHILHVLKIPAERASGFIALGEMAGALDGELINYLPTITSHLRDAIAPRRGRPSLEALACVGNIAKAMGPTMEPHVRGLLDPMFSAGLSLTLVEALEQITESIPPLLPTIQDRLLECISAILSRSHHAMPRQSAALSRGHLAAVAPQVPELSGSALVQLALQTLARFNFKGHDLLEFARESVVVYLEDEDGATRKDAALCCCKLVANSFLAMSSTQFSPSRINRASGKRRRLVEEIVQKLLIAAVADADVTVRHSIFSSLYADGGFDEFLAQADSLTAIFATLNDEDFEVREYAISLAGRLSEKNPAYVLPALRRHLIQLLTYLEQSSADNKCKEESAKLLGCLIRSCERLVLPYVAPIHKALVAKLCEGTGVNANSGIISGVLVTVGDLARVGGFAMRQYISELMPLIVEALLDGAAASKREVAVSTLGQVVQSTGYVITPYNEYPQLLGLLLKLLNGELAWSTRREVLKVLGIMGALDPHVHKRNQQSLPGSHGEVTRVTGDPGQHIRSMDELPMDLWPSFATSEDYYSTVAINSLMRILRDPSLSSYHQKVVGSLMFIFKSMGLGCVPYLPKVLPDLFHIVRTCEDGLKEFITWKLGTLVSIARQHIRKYLPELLSLISELWSSFSLPAANRPVHIAPILHLVEQLCLALNDEFRKYLPDILPCCIQVLTDAERFNDYTYVIPILHTLEVFGGTLDEHMHLLFPALIRLFKVDASVEVRRGAIKTLTRLIPRVQVTGHISSLVHHLKLVLDGNKEELRKDAIDALCCLAHALGEDFTIFIPSIHKLMVKHRLQHKEFEEIQGRLEKREPLIFGSTTAQRLNRRLPVEVISDPLSDGESDHYEVGADMHKQLRSHQVNDGRLRTAGEASQRSTKEDWAEWMRHFSIELLKESPSPALRTCAKLAQLQPFVGRELFAAGFVSCWSQLNEASQRQLVRSLEMAFSSPNIPPEILATLLNLAEFMEHDERPLPIDIRLLGALAEKCRAFAKALHYKEMEFEGALSNRRDANPVAVVEALIHINNQLHQYEAAVGILTYAQQHLGVQLKESWYEKLQRWDDALKAYTAKATQASSPHLGLDATLGRMRCLAALARWEELNNLCKEYWTPAEPAARLEMAPMAANAAWNMGEWDQMAEYVSRLDDGDETKLRVLGNTASSGDGSSNGTFFRAVLLVRRGKYDEAREYVERARKCLATELAALVLESYERAYSNMVRVQQLSELEEVIEYCTLPIANPVAEGRRALVRNMWNERIKGAKRNVEVWQALLAVRALVLPPTEDSETWIKFASLCRKNGRISQARSTLVKLLQFDPETTPATVRYHGPPQVMLAYLKYQWSLGEDHKRKEAFARLQDLAMDLSRTATLQPVMQNALVASSGAPLVARIYLRLGTWKWALYPGLDDDSIQEILSAFRNATHCATKWGKAWHTWALFNTAVMSHYTLRGFANIAAQFVVAAVTGYFHSIACGAHAKGVDDSLQDILRLLTLWFNHGATSEVQMALQKGFTHVNINTWLVVLPQIIARIHSNNHAVRELIQSLLVRIGQSHPQALMYPLLVACKSISNLRRAAAQEVVDKVRQHSGVLVDQAQLVSKELIRVAILWHEMWHEALEEASRLYFGEHNIEGMLKVLEPLHEMLEEGAMRSNTTIKEKAFIQAYRLELLEAFECCMKYRRTGKDAELTQAWDLYYHVFRRIDKQLQTLTTLDLQSVSPELLECRNLELAVPGTYRADTPVVTIASFAPQLVVITSKQRPRKLTIHGSDGKDYAFLLKGHEDLRQDERVMQLFGLVNTLLENSRKTAEKDLSIQRYDVIPLSPNSGLIEWVPNCDTLHQLIREYRDARKITLNQEHKLMLSFAPDYDNLPLISKVEVFEYALQNTEGNDLSRVLWLKSRTSEVWLDRRTNYTRSLAVMSMVGYLLGLGDRHPSNLMLHRYSGKILHIDFGDCFEASMNREKFPEKVPFRLTRMLVKAMEVSGIEGNFRSTCENVMQVLRLHKDSVMAMMEAFVHDPLINWRLFNFNEVPQMSTLAGAHPPVVNSEESSSNRELLQPQRGARERELLQAVNQLGDANEVLNERAVAVMARMSNKLTGRDFAATSASSSSLQHALDHSTLISGETREADHGLSVKLQVQKLIQQAMSHENLCQNYVGWCPFW, from the exons ATGGCTACCACAGGTCAGGTGATCCGTTATCAACCAGTTGCAAGTACCGGTGCTGGAAATATTGATGCTCTTAATAGACTTCTTTCTGACCTTTGTACTAGACCCAATCCTAAG GATGGGGCTGCATTGACCTTGAGGCGGCTCGTAGAGGAAGAAGCTCGTGATCTTAGTGGAGAAGCTTTTGCTCGTTTTATGGATCATCTATATGAACGTATTACTACATTTCTTGATAGTAATGAAGTTTCTGAAAATCTGGGAGCATTGAGGGCTATTGACGAGCTAATAGATGTCACCATCAGCGAAAATGCATCGAAAGTGGCAAAATTCTCCAATTACATGCGAGCTGCTTTTGAAACAAAGCGTGATCCTGAAATCTTGGTCCTTGCTAGTAAAGTTCTTGGTCACCTTGCTAGATCTGGTGGTGCAATGACTGCTGATGAAGTGGAACGTCAG GTAAAAGTTGCACTAGAATGGCTTCGTGGTGAAAGAATTGAGTATCGTCGCTTTGCCGCTGTCTTAATATTAAAG GAAATGGCAGAAAATGCTTCAACCGTTTTCAATGTTCACGTGCCGGAGTTTGTGGATGCTATTTGGGTTGCTCTGAGGGATCCAACATTGGCTGTTCGAGAAAAGGCTGTTGAGGCATTGCGTGCCTGCCTTCGTGTTATTGAAAAGCGTGAGACACGCTGGCGTGTTCAGTG GTATTATCGAATGTTTGAGGCTACACAAGATGGATTGGGCAGAAATGCGCCTGTTCATAGTATACATGGCTCCCTTCTCGCAGTCGGGGAGCTGCTAAG GAACACAGGAGAGTTCATGATGTCAAGATACAGGGAGGTTGCTGAAATTGTTCTAAGATACCTGGAGCACCGAGATCGCCTAGTTCGTCTCAGCATAACTTCTCTGCTTCCTCGAATTGCCCATTTCCTGCGTGATCGATTTGTGACTAACTATTTAACG ATATGCATGAATCATATACTTCACGTCCTTAAAATACCTGCAGAACGTGCCAGTGGGTTCATCGCTCTTGGGGAGATGGCTGGTGCTCTGGATGGTGAACTCATTAACTATTTGCCGACAATAACCTCTCACTTGCGTGATGCG ATTGCTCCTCGTAGAGGCAGACCCTCACTTGAGGCGCTAGCATGTGTTGGAAATATTGCAAAAGCAATGGGCCCAACCATGGAGCCTCATGTTCGTGGTCTCTTGGATCCTATGTTTTCTGCTGGGCTTTCCCTGACACTGGTGGAAGCATTGGAGCAAATAACTGAAAG CATTCCACCTTTGTTGCCGACCATTCAGGATCGGCTGCTTGAATGTATCTCAGCAATCCTTTCAAGATCTCATCATGCAATGCCAAGACAATCAGCTGCTTTGAGTCGAGGGCATCTTGCAGCAGTTGCCCCCCAAGTACCAGAACTGAGTGGTTCTGCGCTAGTGCAACTTGCTCTGCAAACTCTTGCTCGTTTTAATTTCAAG GGCCACGATCTTCTTGAGTTTGCAAGGGAGTCTGTTGTTGTATATTTAGAAGATGAGGATGGAGCTACACGGAAGGATGCTGCGCTGTGTTGCTGCAAACTAGTAGCAAATTCTTTCTTGGCGATGTCTTCTACCCAGTTTAGTCCAAGTAGAATCAATCGTGCCAGTGGAAAGCGACGTCGACTTGTTGAAGAG ATTGTGCAAAAACTTCTCATTGCTGCTGTTGCTGATGCTGATGTTACTGTTCGGCATTCTATTTTTTCCTCGCTATATGCTGATGGAGGATTCGACGAGTTTCTGGCTCAGGCTGATAGTTTGACAGCTATATTTGCCACTTTAAATGACGAG GATTTTGAAGTTCGTGAGTATGCAATTTCACTAGCTGGCAGACTATCTGAAAAGAATCCAGCATATGTTCTTCCAGCACTTCGTCGCCATCTTATTCAGCTGTTAACTTACCTAGAACAAAG CAGTGCAGACAATAAGTGTAAAGAAGAGAGTGCAAAGTTATTGGGTTGCTTGATTCGCAGTTGTGAACGCTTAGTTCTTCCATACGTTGCTCCTATACACAAG GCCCTTGTTGCGAAACTCTGTGAGGGCACAGGGGTCAACGCGAATAGTGGCATTATTAGTGGAGTTCTAGTGACTGTTGGAGATCTTGCAAGAGTG GGTGGCTTTGCCATGCGGCAGTATATTTCAGAACTTATGCCATTAATTGTTGAAGCTTTACTTGATGGGGCTGCTGCTTCCAAGCGTGAAGTGGCTGTTTCAACACTTGGTCAAGTTGTACAGAGTACAGG ATATGTCATAACTCCATACAATGAGTATCCTCAGTTGCTTGGGTTGCTCTTGAAGCTGCTGAATGGTGAACTGGCTTGGTCAACTAGAAGAGAGGTTTTGAAG GTTCTTGGCATCATGGGTGCTTTAGATCCCCATGTGCATAAGCGCAATCAGCAAAGCTTACCTGGATCCCATGGTGAAGTTACACGGGTGACTGGTGATCCTGGTCAACATATAAGATCAATGGATGAATTGCCTATGGATCTCTGGCCATCGTTTGCAACATCGGAAGATTATTACTCCACT GTTGCTATCAACTCACTCATGCGGATTCTCAGGGATCCATCTCTGTCAAGTTACCACCAGAAAGTGGTTGGATCTCTTATGTTTATTTTCAAG TCAATGGGCCTCGGCTGTGTCCCTTATTTGCCTAAG GTTTTGCCTGATCTCTTTCACATTGTACGCACATGTGAGGATGGTCTAAAAGAATTTATAACATGGAAACTTGGAACCTTGGTATCTATTGCACGACAG CACATCCGTAAATATCTGCCAGAGTTGCTCTCTCTGATATCAGAATTATGGTCATCGTTCAGCTTGCCTGCTGCTAACAGACCTGTTCACATTGCTCCG ATTCTGCATCTCGTGGAGCAACTTTGCTTGGCACTCAACGATGAATTCAGAAAGTATCTTCCTGATATACTTCCCTGTTGTATTCAAGTTCTTACTGATGCGGAGAGGTTTAATGACTACACATATGTTATTCCTATTCTCCACACCCTTGAAGTTTTTGGTG GCACATTGGATGAGCATATGCATCTGCTTTTTCCTGCACTTATTCGGTTGTTTAAAGTGGATGCTTCAGTAGAAGTAAGACGTGGTGCAATCAAAACTCTTACAAGATTGATACCTCGTGTGCAG GTTACTGGACACATATCTTCTCTTGTGCATCACTTGAAGCTTGTCTTGGACGG GAACAAGGAAGAGCTCAGGAAGGATGCTATTGATGCACTTTGTTGTCTAGCTCATGCTCTTGGAGAGGACTTCACCATTTTTATTCCTTCTATTCACAAGCTTATGGTTAAACATAGGCTGCAG CACAAGGAATTTGAAGAAATCCAGGGACGACTGGAAAAACGTGAGCCACTGATTTTTGGGAGCACCACGGCTCAGAGATTAAATCGGCGGCTCCCGGTTGAGGTCATCAGTGATCCTTTAAGTGATGGAGAGAGTGACCACTACGAGGTTGGGGCGGACATGCATAAGCAGCTCAGAAGCCATCAG GTCAATGATGGCAGATTGCGTACCGCTGGTGAGGCTTCTCAACGGAGTACTAAAGAGGATTGGGCAGAGTGGATGAGGCATTTCAGTATTGAACTTCTGAAAGAATCACCAAGTCCAGCATTAAGAACATGTGCAAAACTGGCTCAACTTCAG CCTTTTGTTGGGCGGGAGCTGTTTGCTGCAGGTTTTGTTAGTTGCTGGTCACAACTTAATGAAGCTAGTCAAAGGCAGCTAGTACGGAGTTTAGAAATGGCGTTTTCTTCTCCAAATATCCCACCTGAAATTCTTGCTACACTTCTGAACTTG GCGGAGTTTATGGAACATGATGAGAGACCCCTTCCTATTGATATCCGTCTGCTTGGTGCTCTAGCGGAGAAG TGTCGAGCATTTGCAAAGGCCTTACACTACAaggaaatggaatttgaaggTGCACTTTCAAATAGGAGGGATGCCAATCCTGTTGCTGTAGTTGAAGCTCTAATCCATATAAATAATCAATTACATCAATATGAG GCAGCTGTTGGAATATTAACATATGCTCAGCAGCATTTGGGGGTTCAATTGAAGGAATCATG GTATGAGAAATTGCAACGCTGGGACGATGCTCTTAAAGCATACACTGCTAAGGCGACACAAGCTTCTAGTCCACATCTTGGTTTGGATGCTACTCTAG GACGTATGCGATGCCTTGCTGCTCTAGCTCGGTGGGAGGAGCTTAACAATCTTTGTAAGGAATACTGGACGCCAGCTGAGCCAGCAGCTCGACTGGAAATGGCACCAATG GCTGCTAATGCTGCCTGGAACATGGGTGAGTGGGATCAGATGGCAGAATATGTTTCTCGGCTTGATGATGGTGATGAAACCAAACTCCGTGTCTTGGGAAATACTGCTTCCAGCGGTGATGGAAGTAGTAATGGCACCTTTTTTAGGGCCGTTCTTCTAGTTCGTCGAGGGAAG TACGACGAAGCACGTGAATATGTTGAAAGAGCAAGGAAATGTTTGGCAACCGAGCTTGCCGCACTG GTTCTTGAGAGCTATGAACGTGCTTACAGCAACATGGTTCGCGTTCAGCAGCTTTCTGAATTAGAAGAG GTCATTGAGTACTGTACTCTTCCTATAGCAAACCCTGTTGCCGAAGGAAGAAGAGCCCTTGTTCGCAATATGTGGAATGAGCGCATAAAGGGTGCAAAAAGAAACGTTGAG GTCTGGCAAGCACTTTTAGCTGTGAGGGCACTTGTATTGCCTCCTACAGAAGATTCAGAAACATGGATCAAGTTTGCATCACTCTGCCGGAAAAATGGCAGAATTAGCCAAGCTAGATCTACGTTGGTTAAACTCTTACAG TTCGATCCTGAAACGACTCCTGCAACTGTGCGATATCACGGCCCCCCTCAGGTGATGCTAGCATATTTAAAGTACCAATGGTCACTTGGCGAGGATCATAAGCGAAAGGAAGCCTTTGCTAGGTTGCAG GACCTTGCCATGGACCTCTCAAGAACAGCAACTCTTCAACCGGTAATGCAGAATGCATTAGTTGCTTCTTCAGGCGCGCCACTTGTTGCTCGTATATACCTCAGGCTCGGCACTTGGAAGTGGGCACTTTATCCTGGTTTGGATGATGATTCCATACAAG AAATTCTTAGTGCATTTAGAAATGCTACTCACTGTGCAACGAAGTGGGGAAAAGCCTGGCACACTTGGGCACTTTTCAATACAGCAGTGATGTCTCATTACACTCTGAGAGGTTTTGCAAATATTGCTGCACAGTTTGTTGTTGCTGCCGTAACTGGTTATTTTCACTCTATAGCTTGCGGAGCACATGCTAAGGGTGTTGATGATAGTTTACAG GATATTCTTCGTCTTCTTACTTTGTGGTTCAACCATGGAGCTACTTCTGAGGTCCAAATGGCATTACAGAAAGGATTTACACATGTTAACATCAACACATGGTTGGTTGTTTTGCCTCAGATTATCGCCCGGATACATTCAAATAACCATGCTGTCAGAGAACTGATACAGTCCTTGTTAGTGCGAATTGGACAGAGTCATCCACAG GCTCTTATGTATCCACTTCTTGTGGCATGTAAGTCAATTAGCAATTTGCGCAGAGCTGCAGCTCAAGAAGTGGTTGATAAAGTTAGGCAGCATAGTGGCGTACTCGTTGATCAG GCCCAACTTGTCTCAAAGGAGCTTATCAGGGTTGCGATACTTTGGCATGAAATGTGGCACGAGGCATTGGAAGAGGCCAGCCGTCTGTATTTTGGCGAACACAACATTGAGGGCATGCTGAAGGTGTTAGAGCCTCTGCATGAAATGCTTGAGGAAGGAGCAATGAGGAGTAATACCACTATAAAGGAGAAAGCATTCATCCAG GCATACCGTCTTGAGTTGTTGGAAGCCTTTGAATGCTGTATGAAGTATCGGAGAACTGGCAAAGATGCTGAATTAACGCAG GCTTGGGATCTCTATTACCATGTATTCAGGCGGATAGATAAGCAGCTTCAAACACTCACAACCCTGGATTTACAG TCTGTTTCCCCCGAGTTACTAGAGTGTCGAAATTTGGAGCTAGCTGTTCCTGGAACTTATCGGGCAG ATACGCCAGTGGTGACAATTGCATCATTTGCACCCCAACTTGTTGTAATCACATCCAAACAACGACCTCGTAAATTGACAATCCATGGGAGTGATGGAAAAGACTATGCTTTCTTGCTCAAAGGGCATGAAGATTTACGCCAGGATGAACGTGTCATGCAG TTGTTTGGTCTGGTTAATACTTTGCTGGAGAACTCGAGAAAGACTGCAGAGAAAGATTTATCAATTCAACGATATGATGTCATTCCATTGTCCCCTAATAGTGGACTGATAGAATGGGTTCCAAATTGTGACACCTTGCACCAGCTTATTCGGGAATATAGGGATGCCCGGAAG ATCACCCTAAATCAAGAGCATAAATTGATGCTGAGTTTTGCACCGGATTATGATAATTTGCCACTTATTTCTAAGGTGGAGGTGTTTGAATATGCTTTGCAAAATACAGAAGGGAATGACTTATCAAGG GTTCTTTGGTTAAAGAGTCGCACTTCTGAGGTCTGGCTGGACAGAAGAACAAATTACACAAGAAGTTTGGCTGTCATGAGCATG GTTGGATACCTACTTGGTTTGGGTGATCGACATCCTAGTAACCTCATGCTTCACCGATATAG TGGGAAGATTCTGCATATTGATTTTGGAGATTGCTTTGAAGCTTCAATGAATCGGGAGAAGTTTCCAGAGAAG GTTCCGTTTCGCCTCACTAGAATGCTTGTAAAAGCAATGGAGGTTAGCGGTATAGAGGGAAATTTCCGGTCAACATGTGAGAATGTAATGCAAGTTCTCCGACTgcataaagatagtgttatggcTATGATGGAG gcCTTTGTTCATGATCCACTTATAAATTGGCGTCTTTTCAATTTCAATGAAGTTCCGCAAATGTCCACGCTTGCCGGTGCACATCCTCCTGTTGTGAACAGTGAGGAGTCCTCTTCAAATAGAGAGCTTCTTCAGCCACAAAGGGGTGCAAGAGAGAGAGAACTGCTTCAG GCGGTCAATCAATTAGGTGATGCCAATGAAGTTCTAAATGAACGTGCTGTGGCTGTCATGGCTCGAATGAGTAATAAACTTACTGGACGTGATTTTGCTGCTACCTCGGCATCTTCAAGCTCTCTACAGCATGCACTGGATCACAGTACGTTGATTTCTGGAGAGACGCGTGAAGCTGATCACGGTTTATCAGTGAAACTACAAGTCCAAAAACTTATTCAGCAAGCAATGTCTCATGAAAATCTATGCCAAAATTATGTTGG GTGGTGTCCATTTTGGTAG